The sequence TCCGACTCGGGGGTTCCCCAGTCGGTGCTGTGTTCCTGACGGCGCGCTTCCTGTGTGGATATCTGCCCGTCCGACAGCGACGTTTCGGACAGAAACTCGAATGCCATGATACACGGTAGTTCGGATCACGATCACTTATACGTCGTGGATCCGGGAGAGAGTCGATTCGAGCGGATCGGTTCTCTGTCTGGACGTTAGAGGAACGCGGTCACCTGTTCGATGGGCTGTGGGACGGCCGTAGCGACGACGAGCGTCAAGACGAGTCCGACGATCGACATCACGAACCCGACGAACGAGAACGTTCGCAGCGTCTCCTGGTGCTCGAGCCCACCTACTTCGTTGATGATCCAGAAGGGGCTGCTGTTGTGCCAGGCGAAGAACATCGAGCCGGTACCGATGGTCAACAAGAGGTAGACCGAGTGGACGTCGAGCTGGCCGGCGAACGGTGCCATGATCGTCGCGCTGGTGATCATCGCGACCGTCAGCGACCCGGTCGAGACGATCAGGACTGCCGCGATGAGCCAGGCAGTGACGAGCGGCCCGACGCCGAGTCCTTCCATCACGTTGACGAAGAAGTCGCCGACCCCAGCGGCACCGAGCATGGCACCGAAGGCGCCACCGGCGGCGGTGATCGCGATGATGTTCCCACCGTCTTTGACGGCGAGTGTGAGTTCGTCACCGAAGTCGGTCTCGACGTCACGGAATCGAAAGAACGTCCAGATTGCGGCGATCGCCGCGATGCTCAGCGCGATGTTGACGTCGCCGACGAACTCCGTGACGGCGACGAGGTCTGCCTGCTCGGGGAAGAACGTGGTCACGATCGTGTTCGCGGCGATCAACACGACGGCGAGAACGATCGGCAGCAGCGACTCGACGATCCCCGGAAGTTCGTCGATCGGTTTCTGGGTCGTCTCCTTGAGGTCTTCGGCAGTCGTTCCCAGTGCTTCGCGCAACGGGACGGTCATCCTGCTGTCGATCCAGCGGCCGTAGACGATCCCGCCGACGATCGACGTCGGAACCCCGATCAGAAGCCCCATCCCGATCACGATGCCGAGATCCACTGCGAGTTCGTCCGCGACTGCGAGCGGACCTGGCGTGGGGGGAACGAGCGCGTGAGCGGCGAACGCGCCACCGATGATCGCAGCAGTGTACAGCGCCATCTTCTCGCCAGTCCGCGCACGCATCGAGCGGGCGATGGGTGCGAGCAGGTAGAAGACGGTGTCGAAGAAGACGGGAATCGAGAGGACGTAACTGCTCCCGAGCAGTGTTACGTCTTCACGCCCCTCGCCTACGGACGAGTGGAACCCGCGAACGATCCTGTCTGCGGCACCGCTCTCGATCAGACACTTGCCGATTATCGCAGCCATCAGGATCGGAATCCCGACGCCGGCCATGATATCGCCGAACGTTTCGGCCACTTCGGGACCGACCGCCGATATCGCGACTGTCGGCGAGACGATCCCGACACCGAACGCCGCGAGGATCAATGCGACGAACGCCGGCAACTCGAATCGCATCATCAACAGGACGATCAACAGGATCCCGAGTATCAGGATCACTACCGGGTTCAACACCGTTTCGACGAGTAACGGCGCTGGAACCACATTCGTGGCTGTCTGTAGCATACGTCTGTTTCGTGTGACGACTCCCTCTTAACCATACCGGATTATTGAATTTCCTAGTTTCACGTATCTTATCTCGAGTTAGATGGTTGACGGTCCAATCTCGCTGCATCGGGCAGTTGGTGGGCTGTCTTCCTTTCGGAACTGGTGACGAGCGACGATCGGGCGAGCGGGCTGTGGACCGAGCGCACGTCCGACGACCTCGCGTCGTCGAGGCGACAGCCGACCGTTCGTGGACCGCTGTGTCCAATTGGCAAAGATTTATGCCCTCCATCGCGACACATTCGTACGAGCAATGGTTAACAGACAGCGGTCTACCCCTGCAGAGCCGACGGACGTCTCCGTCGACCGGCTCTCGCAGGACGAACTGGACGTCGACACCTATCGGGTCGTCGAGCCGGACGGATCGTACGATCCCGAGGCGACGCCCGATCTCGACGACGAATCGTTCCGAGACCTCTATCGCTGGATGGTGCTCCAGCGAACCTTCGACGATCGAGCGACGAAGCTCCAGCGTCGGGGTCGGCTCGGTACCTACCCGTCCGGCCGTGGACAGGAAGCCAGCATCGTCGGTGCGGGGTTCGCCCTCGCTGACCAGGACTGGATCTTCCCGTACGGTCGCGAGACGGCCGCGCTGCTCATGCACGGGCTCTCGATGCGCGATCTCCTGCTCTACTGGCGCGGCGTCGAGGACGCCTCCCGGATGGAGGGGGCGAACATTTTCGGCCTCGCGATCTCGATCGGCTCACACATTCCCGTGGTTGCAGGCAAGGCCTGGGGGATGAAACTCGCCGACGAGGGCAGCGTCGCGTTCGCCAACCTCGGCGACGGGGCGACCTCGACCGGCGCGTTCCACGAGGGCATCAACTTCGCGGGCGTCCTCGGCGCGCCAGCGGTTCTGTTCTGTCAGAACAACCAGTACGCGATCACGCTCCCGTTCGACGGCCAGACCAACGCCGACACCGTCGCCCAGAAGGCGCTGGCCTACGGCATCGACGGCATCCGCGTCGACGGCAACGACGTGCTCGCCGTCTACAACGCCGTTGCAGAGGCCCGGAAACGCGCCCTCGAGGGCAACCCCGTCCTCGTCGAGGCGGTCACCTACCGGCGCGGTGCCCACACGACCAGCGACGATCCGACGCGATACCGCAGCGAGGACGAAGTCGAGGAGTGGAAAGAGCGCGATCCGCTCGAGCGGTACCAGACGTTCCTCGAGGAGACCGGCCGCTGGGACGCAATCGACGAGGAAGCGATTCGCGAGGAGGTCGACGAGGAGTTCTCCGCGGCCGTCGACGCCGCCGACGAGTTCGCAGAGCGCGGCGTCGAGGAGATGTTCGCCTACCTCTACGAGGAGATGCCGCCCGAGCTAGAACGCCAGCAGGCGGCCTTCGAGCAGGTGCTCGAGGAGCGACCGGAGATGTACGAGTACATCGAACAGCGGCCGAAGGGGTAAGCCATGAACGCGACAATCATCCAGGCGGTCAACGACGCGCTACACGAGGAGATGGGCAACGACGAGCGAACGCTCGTCTTCGGGCAGGACGTCGCCGAGTCCGGCGGCGTCTTCCGCGCGACCGAGGGACTGCAAGACGAATTCGGCGAGGAGCGCGTCCTCGACACCCCGCTGTCGGAGATCGCGATCGTCGGCAGCGCGATCGGCCTCGCGACCCACGGGTACCGACCGATCGCCGAGATCCAGTTTTCGGGCTTCCTGCCGCCGGCGTTCGACCAGCTCGTCACCAACGCCAGCCGCATCCGCTGGCGCACCCGCGGCGAACTCACCGCACCGATGGTCGTCCGCACCCCCTACGGGGCCGGCGTCCGGGCGCTCGAGCACCACTCGGAGAGCCTCGAGGCGGTCTACGGCCACGTGCCGGGACTGAAGGTGGCGATTCCGTCGACGCCCCACGACGCCAAGGGGATGCTCATTAGTGCCATCCGCGATCCGGACCCGGTGCTATTCATGGAGCCCAAACACGTCTACCGCTCGCTGCGCGAGGAGATTCCCGAAGGGACCTACACCGAGCCGCTCGGGAAAGCCGCAGTTCGCCAGGAGGGCGACGATCTGACAGTGATCTCCTGGGGCGCGATGATGCACAACACCCTCGAGGCCGTCGAGAACCTCGGGGTGGACGCCGACGTGATCGACCTGCGATCCATCTCGCCGCTGGACCGCGAGACGATCCTCGAGTCGGTGAAGAACACGGGCCGCTGTGTGATCGTCCACGAGGCGGCCAAAACCGGCGGATTCGGTGCCGAACTGATGGCCACGATCAACGACGAGGCGCTGATGTACCTCAAGGCACCGATCAACCGGGTCACCGGCTTCGACGTGCCGGTGCCACTGCTCTCGATGGAAGATTACTATATCCCGCATCCGCCGCGGATCGAAACCGCAATCGAAGAAACGCTCGAGTACTGAGCGATCCGGCTCTCCGTTCTCGCTGCTGAGCGGCCCGACGCTCTATTCACCGTGCTGAGTGGTCCGATATTCTATTCTGCAACGCGTTCCCGACGAGCGTCAGCGTCCACACTGCTCTCGAGATCCGAACGAAACCGACCGGAGCTGAAACCACAATGCCGGGGTGGATGCGTGCCTCCCGCGACCGGTGGGCGGTCGGTGCCTCGAGTCGACCGCCGTTCGATCGCAGTGTGGTTCGGCTGGTGTGCCGGAGGATGCTCCGAATTGGCGCGTTCTTCGAGTCACCGATTCAGCGTGTGGATCGCCTGTCCCTGGGCGTGTTCGGCGGCCTCCATGATCGCCTCCGACAGCGTCGGATGGGTGTGGACCGTCGTCGCCATGTCCTCGAGTTTCGCACCCATCTCGATTGCCAGTGCGACTTCGCCGATGAGTTCGGAGGCTTCGGGGGCGACGATCTGGCCGCCGAGGACGAACTCGGTGTCGGCGTCGGCGACGATCCGGACGAAGCCATCCTGTTCGGCCATCGTCTGGGCACGGCCGCTGGCCCGCAGCGGCATCGTGCCGACGACGGGGTCGAAGCCTTCCGCTTCGGCCTCGGCTTCGGTGAGGCCGACGGTGGCGACTTCGGGGTCGGTGAAGACGGCTGCCGGAACGACCTGGTGGTCGAGGGCGACCGGTTCACCCGCCGCAACGCCCGCGGCGACCAGTCCTTCGGCGCTGGCCCTGTGGGCGAGCATCGGTTCGCCAGCGACGTCGCCGACGGCCAGGACGTGCTCGAGGTCCGTTCGCGTGTAGTCGTCGGTCTCGAGGAAGCCACGATCGTCGGTCTCGAGGCCGATCTCTTCCAGCTCGAGGGCGTCGGTGACGGGTTCGCGCCCGACGGCGACCAGCACGCGGTCGGCCTCGCGAACGGTCTCCTCGCCGTCCTCGGTCTCGGTGGTGACGGCGACGCCGTTACCCTCTTCGTCCCACGACGAAACGCGCTCGCCGAAGGCGAAGTCGATGCCGAGGTCCTCGGCGCGCTCGCGGACGGCCCGTGCGACGTCGTCCTCGTAGGCCGGCAGGGCGTCGGCAAGCATCTCGACGACGGTCACGTCGGCGCCGGCTTTGGCGAACGTGGTCGAGAGTTCCATCCCGATGTAGCCAGCGCCGACGACGAGGAGTCGGTCCGGGACCTCCTCAGCCGCCAGCGCGTCTCGAGAGGACCAGATGGGGTCGTCGTCAAACGAAAAGCCGGGGACTTCGATGGGGCGGCTGCCGGTGGCGACGATGGCGTGTTCGAACTGGATCGACTCCGAGCCCTGCCCCTCGCCAGCGTGAGCGACGCGGACGGCGTCTTCGTCGATGAAGGTCGCCGTTCCTTCGATGAGGTTCACGCCGTTTGCCTTGCAGAGCTGTTCGACGCCGCCGGTAAGCTGATCGACGACCTCGTCTTTCCACTCGACCAGCGAACTCATGTTCACCGAGGCCTCCGCTTCGACGCCCATCGGCTCGCCGTTGTTTGCCTCGTGGGCCAGATCGGTAGCGGTAATGAAGGCCTTCGAGGGGATACAGCCGTAGTTGAGGCAGGTGCCCCCGACGGCGTCGCGCTCGACGAGCGTCGTGTCGAGTCCGTGTTGTGCGGCGCGGATGGCGGCCACGTAGCCGCCGGGTCCGCCGCCGATGACCAGTACATCTGTCGCGGTTCGCACGTCTCCCATGACCATTATTCCAGTAGCAGCAGTTCAGGATTGTTCAGGTATCGCGTGACCTCGTTCGTAAACCGGGCGGCGTCGGCACCGTCGACGATCCGGTGGTCGACCGACATCGAAATCGGCATCGTCGGCCGAACGACCAGTTCGCCGTCGTCGACCCACGGGCGTTCGTCGAGCGAGCCGAGCGCCAGGATGCCCGCCTCGGGATAGTTGATGATCGGCGAGGCGTACTCGCCGCCGATAGCCCCGACGTTGGTGATGGTGAAGGTTCCGCCCTGCATCTCCTCGAGCCCGATCGTCCGGTCGCGGGCTCGAGCGGCCTTGTCGTTGATCTCCCGGGCTAACTCGAGGAGGCTCTTCTGATCGGCGTCGTCGATAACGGGGACCATCAGGCCGGCGTCGCTGGCGACGGCGATGCCGATGTTGTACTCGTCTTTGAGGTGGATCTCTTCGGCCTCCTCGTCGAGTTCGGCGTTGATCTGCGGCACCGATTTCAGGGCGGCGACGACTGCCTTGACGACGAACGGCATGTAGGTGAGTTTGACACCCAGTTCTTCGGCAGTCTCTTTCAGCCGCCCGCGGGCGTCGACGAGGTCCGAGACCTCGACTTCGTCGTGGTGGCTGACGTGCGGGGCCGTGAACTTCGAGGTTGCCATCTGCTCGCCGATCGAGCGGCGAACACCGCGGTAGGGGACGGTTTCGCCGGGCTGGAGGCCGTCCTGGGCGGCGGCCGCTGCGGCCGACGCCGACCCCGTCGCCGGGCTCGACTCGGAGTCCGCCGCCGAGCCGGCACTCGCCACGGTCGTCTCGCCGGCGGCGAACGCGCGAACGTCCTCGGGTGTCACGAACGGCTCGCCGTCACGTTCCTCGCTGGCCGGGACGTCGTCGATGTTGACGCCCTCTTCGCGCGCGAGTTGGCGGGTCGCCGGCATCGCGAGGGTTCGCTCCCGATCGGCCGCGTCGGCACTCGAGGCGACCGGCTCGGGGGAACTCGCGCTCGGACTGGTCGCTGTGGCCTGGGCCGCGTCTGTATCCGCGTCGTCGGCGGCCGGCGGTGTCGCCTCGACCCAGCCGTCAGGCTCCGTGGACTCGATGTCGCCAGTGGCCTCGAGCACGGCCCGCTCGTCGATTCGGGTGCCGGGATTCGAGGACTGAAGTTCGGCCAGATCGACCCCGTTCTCGCGTGCCAGGCGTCGGACGCTCGGCGAGGCGAAGACGCGTCCGTCCGGGAGTTCGGGCTGGGCGGTTGGCTCGGGCGCACCGGCTGCCGACTCGCTCGAGTCGGTCGATGCAGTCGCTGCATCGCCGGTATCGGTCTCGCTCGAGATGTCGGACGTTGCATCCACGTCCGCGTCGTCGACTTCGAAGACGACGATGACGTCGTCGACGGGGACGATCTCGCCTTCCTCGGCGCGTAACTCGGCGACCGTGCCGTCGTAGGGCGACGGAATTTCGACGAGGGCCTTGTCCGTCTCGACTTCTGCGATCGGCTGGTCTTCCTCGACCTGGTCGCCGGGTTCGACGAACCAGGTGACGAGCTCCCCTTCGGCGACGCCCTCTCCGACGTCGGGGAGCTCAAACTCCTTTCTAACCATGTATCACCACCTCTCGCTTACAGACCTATGATTTCTTCGGTACCTAACTGATCGAGTCCGAGGCTGGGTGGCACGCCGAGAGTTCCCGTGTGACCGCACGGTTTGCCCGGACGTCGTACTCGCGTGCGAGCCACAGTGCGAAAATTCGAACAGGTCGATTCACGGTCGTTCAGAAGGACTTGCGGGCCCCACTGGTAGAACGACCGTTCGGCAGAGGGAAAAACGCCCTCCAAAACATCAGATGTCTGGAAGTTTTGGCGGAGGGATCGAACGATGACCGGCGAAGTCCACGACCACCGTGGGGTGGCTCGATTCGCCCGAGTTGTTTACACACGTACCTCTGTAATGGCCTTGTGAGATAGTGTGGCGCATTCGACCGGTACATTCGGCTGAGAAGTCCAGGTTGGTCTGCAAGGTAGAACGAGCGTTTTGCATGGTCGAATACCCGGTCGAAAGCGACGACCGGCAACCCCCGACCGGAGTATCGTCGTCCATAGTAAATCTCGTTCAGGAAAACACGATTCGAAGTTCGATCACGTTGGCGATCTCCTTTACAGCCTGCATGAGTTCGTCCCGTCGCTCTTCGTTCGTAAATCTGTTTACCGGTCCGGAAACGCTCACCGCGCCGACGGGTTCCTCGTCCGCGATGATGGGCGCTGCGATACAGCACAGGCCGTTGATCGTTTCCTCCTGATCGAACGAAAGTCCGCGCTCGCGGATCTCCTCGAGTTCGTCGAAGAGCACCTCTTCGTCGGTGATCGTGTTTTCGGTCATCTCCGGGAGACCGTGCTGATCGATGATCGCTTCGACGTCTTCGCGCGGGCGGTGTGCGAGGATCGCCTTCCCCGTCCCGGTCGCGTGCATATAGTTGGTCTCGCCACTCGACATGAACACGTCGGCGGAGTTACGCGGGTTGGTCGCGTAGAGACACGTTCCGAGGCCGTTTTCCTCGATGACCAGATTGGTCGGTTCACCCGTTTCGCTTGCGAGCTCGTCGACGTGCTGTTTGGCCTGCTGGTAGAGGTCGAACCGTTCCTGCACCGACGATCCAAGCCTGAGAACCTTGCAACTGAGTTCGTATTTCCCGTCGGTTTTGGTGACGTATCCTGCGCTGGTAAGCGTGCTGAGATGGGCGTATACGGTACTCTTGGAGATCGGCACCTCGCGAGCGATCTCGGAGACGCCCGCGGGTTCGCGGTCACCGATGAGTTCGAGAATTTCCAGTGACCGCTCGACCGAGTCGATCGTGTTCTTGTGCTCCGCCATACCATGGTGGTCGGTCTACTCCACCTTACGTCTTTTCGATCCTGCCGAACGAGGGACCCGAGAGGAAAACCGACGGCTTCCGTGAATCCGAACGACCTGTGGTCCGGGTGACCCCCACGTTCCCGAATTCCCCGCGACGTCGTCGGGGAGCCACCGGGGCGAAAGCCTTAATCGACCCCGCTGGAAACGAAGTGCCATGACGTCCGCTGCAGTCGAGACATTCGAGCGCTCCCTCGAGAACCTTCCCGTGACGTTCGAGCGGGTCGATTCCGGGGAGTTCCGGTCGGCAGTGGAATCGCGTATCGATCCGCCTGCCGTCGGCGTGTCGCTTCCCTTCGACGGCGTCTCCCTCGAGGACACGTCGGTCAATCTGAATCCGACGTCAGAAGACGTCCTCGAGGCGCGGACTGGCGTCACGCCCGGCGGACCTTCGATCGCGGAGTTCGGGACCGTCGTGGTCGCGTCCGCGTTCGACGGTGCAAGCTACGCCAGTCTCTTTCCGGAGACGCACGTGGTCGTCGTCGCGGCGAGCGAGATCGTCGAAACTATCGACGACGCACTCGAGACCCTCGCCGGTGAGATCGACGGCGGTCTGACGAGCGCGATCTTGACCACGGGGCCGAGCGCGACGGCGGACATGGGTGCGCCGGTGTACGGCGCCCACGGACCGGAATCGCTTCACGTCATCATCCTCGGTGATCGCTAACATGTCAACAGACCAGTCTGCAGCGGGGCGCGACGAGAAGGCTGCACGGATCAGGCGACTCCTCGAGACCAGCGGCTCGACCGTCGGTGAGACGGTTCGCCCGTTCAACGAGGGGCGGTACCGGCGGTACGAGGAGATGGAGGAAACCGAGGCCTACCGCGAGGCAGCCCGGGAGATCAAAGCCGACGCGATCGAACGCCTGCCCGACCTGCTCGAGCAGGTCGAAGACGTCGTTACCGAGAACGGTGGGACGGTCTACGTTGCCGACGACGCGGCGGACGCACGCCGATACGTGAGGGAAGTCGTCGAGGCGGCAGATGCGGAATCGGTCGTCAAAGGCAAGTCCATGACGACCGAGGAGATCGACCTCAACGACGACCTCGAGACGGCGGGAATCGACGTCTGGGAGACCGACCTTGCCGAGTTCGTCCTCCAGATCGCCGACGACGAGCCGAGTCACATCGCCTCGCCTGCGGTCCACAAGTCCCGCGAAGAGATCGCGGCGCTGTTCAACGAGCACTTCGACCTCGAGGAGCCACTGACGACGGCCGAGGAACTCACCGCGTTCGCCCGCGAACAACTCACCGATCACGTTCTGGAGGCCGACGTCGGGATCACCGGCGCGAACTTCGTCACGGCGGACACGGGCACGCTCGCGCTCGTGACGAACGAGGGCAACGCCCGAAAGTCTCTGACCGTTCCGGATACCCACGTCGCGGTCGCCGGCGTCGAGAAGATCGTACCGTCGATCGCTGACCTGTCGCCGTTTTTCAGCCTCATCGGCCCCGCGGGGGCTGGTCAGGACATCACGGCCTACCTCTCACTGCTGACGCCGCCACTCGACGAACCGGTCGTTCGCTTCGACGAGCCTGACGACGAAGCGTTCGACGACTCGAGCGACGACCGGTCGTTCCACCTCGTGCTCGTCGACAACGGCCGGTTCGCGATGCGCGACGACGACGAACTCCGCGAGACGCTGTATTGCATCCGGTGTGGTGCCTGTGCCAACTCGTGTGCGAACTTCCAGCAGGTCGGTGGGCACGCCTTCGGCGGCGAGACCTACTCCGGCGGTATCGCCACCGGCTGGGAGGCCGGCGTTCACGGCGCAGATAGCGTCGCGGAGTTCAACGACCTCTGTACCGGCTGCTCGCGCTGTGTCGAGGCCTGCCCGGTCAACATCGACATTCCGTGGATCAACACCGTCGTGCGGGACCGCCTGAACCAGGGCGCAGATCCGGACGCGTTCGATCACCTCGTTTCCGGGCTGACGCCCGACGACGAACCGACCGGTCTCGATCGGGGCAAACGACTGTTCGGGAACTTCGAGACACTCGCCACCTTCGGGAGCCTGACGGCACCGGTCTCGAACCACGTGGCGAACTTCGGCCCCGCTCGAGCGGCCCTCGAACGGGTCGCTGGCGTCGACCGGCGGCGCGAACTGCCTCGGTTCCGGCGGGAGACACTCGTCGACTGGTTCCAGTCGCGAGAACCCACCCGGATCGACGAGCCCGTTCGCGAGGCCGTCCTCTACCCGGACGTCTACACGAACCACGTGCAGGTCGAACGTGGGAAGGCCGCAGTCCGGGCCCTCGAGGCCCTCGGCGTCAGAGTGCGCGTTCCCGACGTTTCCTCGAGCGGCCGGGCACCGCTCTCCCAGGGGATGATCGACACCGCGACAGCACACGCGAGTGCCGTCTCCGCAGACCTCGAGGGGCACCTCGAGCAGGGCCGTGACGTGGTCGTGATCGAACCGAGCGACCTGGCGATGTTCCGCGGCGAGTACGAGCGGTTCCTCGACGCGGACGCCTACGAGCGCATCGCCGAACACAGCTACGAACTCTTCGAGTACGTGTTCGGCCTCCTCGAGGGCGACGGTCCGGGGATCGAAGCGCTCGCCGGACCGAGCGAAGCGTGTGCGATCGGCGCGCCGGCGAGCCCGGACCTCGCGTACCACAGCCACTGCCAGCAGCGAACGCTCGGTCTCGAGGCCTACACGACGGCCGTCCTCGAGCGGCTTGGGTACGACGTGGTCACCTCGGACGTCGAGTGCTGCGGTATGGCCGGCAGTTTCGGCTACAAGTCCGAGTACTACGAACTCAGCATGGCGGTTGGAGAGACCCTGAAAGACCAGTTCACGGCCGACGAGACCGCAACCCGGACCGTCGTCGCCAGCGGCACCTCCTGTCTCGAGCAACTCGACTCGCTGCTCGAGCGCTCGAGCGTCCATCCGATCCAGGTGATCGACCCCGGTTTGCGGTCGGAATTGGACTGAATCGGTTCTGATCGACGAGAGCGGTTTGGATCAGGAACCGACCGTCGTGATCGTGACCGGCCCATCGAACTCGAGCATGATCTGTTGGGCGACGTCGCCGAAGACGGCTTTCCCGACCGGCGATCGGCGGCGGCCAGTCAGGAAGACCTGCCCGCAGTCGCTCTCCGCAGCGGTCTCGAGAACGCTCTCTGGGAGCGTCCCGACGACGCCGAGGGCACTCGTTTCGACAGCGTCGTCGAACGCTTGGGACGCCACTGCGGCGGCCGTCTCGCGAGCACGTTCCTCGAGGTCGTCGACGTCCTCGAGATCGTTACCGGAACGAACGTCCTGCTGTAGGCTACTCTGATACCGTGCTTCGTCGACGAAGCGGCTGACGACGGCCGTCGTATCCGTCCCCAGACAGTGGCGGTTCGCTGCAGCGAGCAACTCTTCGTCGGGCGACTCGTCGAGCAGAACCACCAGTATTGCGTCCATGGCCGGTCGATACGGGTGAGGCGATGAAAAAGGTACCTCCCGAGGCTGGTTGGCGGGGATCACGGCTGCAACACTCTCGGTCGGTCAGGCTACGATTGGCCACCCGACCCGAAAGCGCCCGGTTCGCAGAGCGGGGCGAAAACGTCCACAACAATTATCATGGTAAGGTCCAAACCTCTACTCGACGCCATGGGTACGAACACGACTAGCCGTCGAACCGTCCTTCGCCGAGCAGCGCTCGGCACAGGTGGGGTTGCGATCGCTGCACTCGCAGGTTGTACAGACGACGACGGTGGACTCGACTTCACACTCGCTAGCTCTTACGAGAGCGGTCACATCAACGTCGAGGCCGCAGAAGCGTTTAGCGAACGGATCGAAGAAGAAACCGACGGTGAGATTACGATCGAGGTGTCCCCCGGTGGCGCCTACGGTGCCGAAGACGAGATCACCGAACAGGTCGCCGACGACCTCGTGGAGATGCACTCCGGGGCTGGGCTCCCGATCCACATGTACGCGCCGGAGTACTACATCATCGACCAGCCCTTCGTCATGGACGACGTGGATCACCTCTTCGACGTCCTCGAGAGCGACCTCTTCCAGCCGTCACACGACATGATCATCGAGAACGGGAACCAGCGCCAGCTCGGCCAGCGATTTTACCGTGGTCAGC is a genomic window of Natrarchaeobaculum aegyptiacum containing:
- a CDS encoding LUD domain-containing protein produces the protein MSTDQSAAGRDEKAARIRRLLETSGSTVGETVRPFNEGRYRRYEEMEETEAYREAAREIKADAIERLPDLLEQVEDVVTENGGTVYVADDAADARRYVREVVEAADAESVVKGKSMTTEEIDLNDDLETAGIDVWETDLAEFVLQIADDEPSHIASPAVHKSREEIAALFNEHFDLEEPLTTAEELTAFAREQLTDHVLEADVGITGANFVTADTGTLALVTNEGNARKSLTVPDTHVAVAGVEKIVPSIADLSPFFSLIGPAGAGQDITAYLSLLTPPLDEPVVRFDEPDDEAFDDSSDDRSFHLVLVDNGRFAMRDDDELRETLYCIRCGACANSCANFQQVGGHAFGGETYSGGIATGWEAGVHGADSVAEFNDLCTGCSRCVEACPVNIDIPWINTVVRDRLNQGADPDAFDHLVSGLTPDDEPTGLDRGKRLFGNFETLATFGSLTAPVSNHVANFGPARAALERVAGVDRRRELPRFRRETLVDWFQSREPTRIDEPVREAVLYPDVYTNHVQVERGKAAVRALEALGVRVRVPDVSSSGRAPLSQGMIDTATAHASAVSADLEGHLEQGRDVVVIEPSDLAMFRGEYERFLDADAYERIAEHSYELFEYVFGLLEGDGPGIEALAGPSEACAIGAPASPDLAYHSHCQQRTLGLEAYTTAVLERLGYDVVTSDVECCGMAGSFGYKSEYYELSMAVGETLKDQFTADETATRTVVASGTSCLEQLDSLLERSSVHPIQVIDPGLRSELD
- a CDS encoding universal stress protein → MDAILVVLLDESPDEELLAAANRHCLGTDTTAVVSRFVDEARYQSSLQQDVRSGNDLEDVDDLEERARETAAAVASQAFDDAVETSALGVVGTLPESVLETAAESDCGQVFLTGRRRSPVGKAVFGDVAQQIMLEFDGPVTITTVGS